A genomic region of uncultured Paludibaculum sp. contains the following coding sequences:
- a CDS encoding DeoR/GlpR family DNA-binding transcription regulator — MAKPSRLLVEERRRKILDMVNEAGRVTAAEIVRRFGVSAVTARTDLNDLAESGSLVRSHGGAVSPQEPTRDYPVSLKAILHHEEKVRIGQAAARLVRRDETVILDNGTTTLEIARHLKARRVQGITVITNALNIASELADCPGMTLIMVGGLLRQISCSFVGPQAEAMLTQLHADRLFLAVDGFELETGPSTPDVLEAHLNECMMSAARETTVVADHSKLGRRSVYRIGTVDRVQRLITDAKAQPEFLESMRRLGIEVVVA; from the coding sequence ATGGCAAAGCCAAGTCGTTTACTCGTCGAAGAGAGGCGCCGCAAGATCCTCGATATGGTAAACGAGGCCGGTCGCGTGACGGCCGCGGAGATTGTCCGGCGCTTCGGCGTATCCGCCGTGACAGCGCGCACGGATTTGAATGATCTCGCAGAGAGCGGCAGTCTGGTGCGTTCGCACGGAGGCGCGGTGAGCCCGCAGGAACCCACCCGCGACTACCCGGTGAGTCTGAAGGCCATCCTGCATCACGAAGAGAAGGTCCGCATCGGCCAGGCCGCGGCCCGGCTCGTTCGGCGCGACGAGACAGTCATCCTCGACAACGGCACCACGACGCTCGAAATCGCGCGGCATCTGAAGGCAAGGCGCGTACAGGGCATCACTGTCATCACCAACGCCTTGAACATCGCCTCGGAGCTTGCCGATTGCCCCGGTATGACCCTCATCATGGTGGGCGGACTGCTGCGCCAGATCTCGTGCTCCTTCGTCGGTCCGCAAGCTGAAGCGATGCTCACTCAACTGCACGCCGACCGGCTCTTTCTCGCCGTGGATGGCTTTGAACTCGAGACTGGCCCGTCGACGCCCGACGTGCTGGAAGCCCACCTGAACGAGTGCATGATGAGCGCGGCGCGGGAGACGACCGTCGTCGCCGACCACAGCAAACTCGGCCGCCGCAGCGTCTACAGGATCGGTACGGTCGATAGGGTGCAACGGCTGATCACCGACGCCAAGGCCCAACCGGAGTTTCTCGAGTCCATGCGCCGGTTGGGTATCGAGGTTGTCGTCGCCTAG
- a CDS encoding ATP-binding protein, protein MRSIFAKLTLWFLATLVVSLFAFFITNRYFTPRVFEPGRMFRSTHRLQLESAVDAYERGGKPELARYMHRVDSLFPGSHYLLDATGHDLLTGKDLSAEVARAGPGMGMIVHSTKDKRYTILASLMPRPDLMSFLPYYFWIALLVALMAWAFARHFGQPLRALRETVRHFGDGDLSMRARSTRRDELGDLARDFDAMADRIETLLTAERRLLQDVSHELRTPLSRLSLAVQLGRPDQSKQEIARMSALIGELTEMTRAEGDPAAHAREPFDLSNLLAEIAASYDLKLEIQPGMTCHGRPALLRRAIENVLQNAQRYAPAGDQTALSAAVENGHAVVRIRDYGPGVPEATLEDLFRPFFRVEVHRSRDSGGVGLGLAIAQRAVRLHHGDIVARNANPGLEVIIRFPL, encoded by the coding sequence GTGAGATCCATCTTCGCCAAGCTCACATTGTGGTTCCTCGCCACCCTGGTCGTGTCGCTGTTCGCCTTCTTCATCACCAACCGCTACTTCACCCCGCGCGTCTTCGAGCCTGGGCGCATGTTCCGTTCCACGCACCGGCTGCAGCTTGAGTCGGCCGTCGACGCCTATGAGCGCGGCGGCAAGCCTGAGCTCGCACGCTACATGCATCGCGTCGACAGCCTGTTCCCTGGATCACACTACCTGCTGGATGCAACTGGCCACGACCTGCTCACCGGCAAGGATCTTTCCGCCGAGGTTGCCCGCGCCGGCCCCGGCATGGGCATGATCGTGCACAGCACCAAGGACAAGCGGTACACGATACTGGCCAGCCTGATGCCGCGGCCCGATCTCATGTCGTTCCTGCCGTACTACTTCTGGATCGCGCTGCTGGTCGCGCTCATGGCGTGGGCCTTCGCCCGCCACTTTGGTCAGCCGCTGCGAGCCTTGCGGGAAACGGTGCGACACTTCGGCGACGGCGATCTCAGCATGCGCGCCCGCTCCACGCGCCGCGACGAACTCGGTGACCTCGCCCGCGACTTCGACGCCATGGCGGACCGCATCGAAACGCTGCTCACGGCGGAGCGCCGTCTGCTCCAGGATGTGTCGCACGAGTTACGAACGCCCCTGTCGCGGCTCTCATTGGCCGTGCAGCTCGGACGCCCCGACCAGTCAAAGCAGGAGATCGCTCGCATGTCCGCTCTCATCGGAGAACTGACGGAGATGACCCGTGCCGAAGGCGACCCCGCCGCCCATGCCCGCGAGCCCTTCGATCTCTCCAATCTCCTGGCCGAGATCGCCGCGAGCTACGACCTCAAGCTGGAGATTCAGCCCGGCATGACCTGCCATGGCCGCCCCGCCCTGTTGCGGCGCGCCATTGAGAATGTGCTCCAGAATGCTCAGCGCTATGCTCCGGCCGGGGATCAGACTGCACTCAGCGCCGCCGTCGAGAACGGACATGCCGTGGTGCGCATCCGGGACTACGGCCCCGGTGTCCCCGAGGCTACACTCGAAGATCTGTTCCGCCCGTTCTTTCGCGTGGAGGTGCACCGCTCGCGCGATTCCGGTGGTGTCGGCCTGGGGCTCGCCATTGCGCAGAGGGCGGTCCGTCTGCATCACGGCGACATCGTTGCACGCAACGCGAACCCGGGCCTGGAAGTAATCATTCGCTTTCCACTTTGA
- a CDS encoding beta-propeller fold lactonase family protein, with amino-acid sequence MLKIATHAVLCLALAAVSAAAQGSALSGPVSGLLIDEQSRSVRPIIGMPGSAYAGTPLVSSFDFASTAPDGRNALVAKDQTLYLVRRLDGGAPVWREFAKSESLPSRVAWSDGAESVALVNEDASALDLWSGLASEPKLTGTVSLTGITERIVAIAVDKDAAFAFASTQGESSGTLYLLTPGAEPRMLMPLTGAGALLLTGNSLYVADRGLSTVTRVTNWSQNPNLATVASSGSGVADPVGVALSQDGKLLYVANAESRQILAYDLKSNTLKGALDLDFVPKGLDRMGSSSLFLLRNGVAGEQPAQVLDTAAQKVFFVPVGLAVSGGE; translated from the coding sequence GTTCTTTGTTTGGCTCTGGCCGCGGTATCCGCCGCAGCGCAAGGATCTGCCCTCAGCGGTCCGGTTTCCGGGCTGCTGATCGATGAGCAGTCGCGCTCGGTGCGGCCCATCATCGGAATGCCCGGTTCGGCCTACGCCGGCACCCCTCTCGTGAGCTCTTTCGACTTCGCGTCCACCGCGCCCGATGGCCGCAACGCCCTGGTCGCCAAGGATCAGACGCTCTATCTCGTCCGGCGCCTCGACGGCGGCGCTCCGGTTTGGCGGGAATTCGCCAAGTCTGAGTCCCTCCCGTCCCGCGTGGCCTGGAGCGACGGCGCCGAGTCCGTGGCCCTGGTCAACGAAGACGCCTCGGCGCTTGATCTGTGGTCGGGGCTCGCTTCCGAACCCAAGCTCACCGGCACGGTCAGCCTCACTGGTATCACGGAACGCATCGTCGCCATCGCAGTCGACAAAGATGCGGCCTTCGCCTTCGCTTCCACGCAGGGCGAATCCTCCGGCACCCTCTATCTCCTCACGCCAGGCGCCGAACCTCGCATGTTGATGCCGCTCACCGGGGCTGGTGCGCTGCTGCTGACCGGTAACTCGCTATACGTCGCCGATCGTGGTCTCAGCACCGTCACCCGCGTCACCAACTGGAGTCAGAATCCGAATCTCGCCACCGTCGCCTCTTCGGGCAGCGGTGTGGCCGATCCCGTCGGTGTCGCCCTGTCCCAGGACGGTAAGCTGCTCTACGTCGCCAACGCCGAGTCGCGCCAGATTCTGGCCTACGACCTCAAGTCCAACACCTTGAAGGGTGCCCTCGACCTCGACTTCGTCCCTAAGGGTCTCGATCGCATGGGCTCCAGTTCCCTGTTCCTGCTGCGCAACGGCGTTGCCGGCGAACAGCCCGCTCAGGTGCTCGACACCGCTGCCCAGAAGGTCTTCTTCGTACCTGTCGGGCTGGCTGTCAGCGGCGGCGAATAA
- a CDS encoding DEAD/DEAH box helicase: MNNFSELSLSPVLKENLVKNCFVEPTPVQAEAIPPALEGRDVVATAQTGTGKTLAFVLPVLESLLRTPIKSGVGALILSPTRELAIQIQETFQRVAAGSGLRAAVVVGGLNEQRQLHDIRRGAQVIIATPGRLCDFLDRRLVRLGTVRHLVLDEADRMLDMGFMPALKMILAAMPAERQTLFFSATIEHSVAHLINEHLKNPIRIAIGSATKPAEQVDLHVYEVEQDRKLGLLHSILKDESGSVLVFARTKHGTDRLARKLGALGVKAARIHGDRTQNQRNEALKGFQQGHYRVLVATDVAARGIHVDGIAHVVNYDLPQVPEDFIHRVGRTGRAGARGVASTFSTRNERSEIRRIERTLKVTLTRRTVGAEIEAEQNMKLAPVVVLPVSNHRQAPRPESSASRGRRSFGPPARRRA; encoded by the coding sequence ATGAACAACTTTTCTGAACTCTCTCTGTCTCCTGTCCTCAAGGAGAACCTTGTCAAGAACTGCTTCGTCGAACCCACGCCGGTTCAGGCGGAAGCCATTCCGCCGGCCCTTGAGGGCCGCGATGTAGTTGCCACTGCCCAGACGGGTACGGGGAAAACCCTTGCCTTCGTTCTGCCAGTTCTCGAGTCGCTGCTTCGGACGCCGATCAAGTCCGGCGTGGGCGCTCTTATCCTGAGCCCCACTCGCGAGCTCGCCATCCAGATCCAGGAAACGTTCCAGCGTGTTGCCGCCGGTAGCGGCCTGCGCGCCGCCGTCGTTGTTGGCGGCCTGAACGAGCAGCGTCAGCTGCATGACATCCGCCGCGGCGCACAGGTGATCATCGCCACGCCCGGTCGTCTTTGTGATTTCCTCGATCGTCGCCTCGTCCGCCTCGGCACCGTCCGGCACCTCGTGCTCGACGAAGCCGACCGCATGCTGGACATGGGCTTCATGCCCGCTCTAAAGATGATCCTGGCGGCCATGCCAGCCGAACGCCAGACCCTGTTCTTCTCGGCCACCATCGAGCACTCGGTGGCCCACCTCATCAACGAGCATCTGAAGAACCCCATCCGCATCGCCATCGGCTCCGCCACGAAACCCGCCGAACAGGTTGACCTGCACGTCTACGAAGTGGAGCAGGACCGCAAGCTGGGACTGCTGCACTCCATCCTTAAGGATGAGTCCGGCTCCGTTCTAGTCTTTGCGCGTACCAAGCACGGCACCGACCGTCTGGCCCGCAAGCTGGGCGCTCTCGGAGTCAAGGCCGCCCGCATCCACGGCGACCGCACCCAGAATCAGCGCAACGAAGCGCTGAAGGGCTTCCAGCAGGGCCACTACCGCGTCCTGGTCGCCACCGACGTAGCCGCTCGCGGCATCCACGTCGACGGCATCGCCCACGTGGTGAACTATGACCTGCCCCAGGTGCCAGAAGACTTCATCCACCGCGTCGGCCGCACTGGCCGCGCCGGTGCCCGTGGTGTCGCCTCCACCTTCAGTACGCGCAATGAACGTTCTGAGATCCGCCGTATCGAGCGTACTCTCAAGGTCACGCTCACCCGGCGCACCGTCGGCGCTGAGATCGAAGCCGAGCAGAATATGAAGCTCGCTCCGGTGGTAGTCCTGCCGGTGTCCAATCACCGCCAGGCCCCCCGGCCGGAATCCTCCGCGTCCCGAGGCCGCAGGAGCTTCGGTCCGCCGGCTCGCCGCCGCGCCTAA
- a CDS encoding response regulator transcription factor gives MTQLLLVDDDRDLCSLISDFLTSNGIAVEMAHDGPACLRAAAIGRFDLILLDVMMPGMDGFAVLGELRRFSDTPVVMLTARGEPADRIAGLRLGADDYLPKPFDPDELLARIQAILRRVTGVTVRESSPNVEIAGVRLNPSARSVTCNDQLVDLTAAEYEILEQLMRAAGRPVSRDEISLRLYQREASPFDRSIDVHLSHIRRKLGASGAMIRTIRGAGYLFALDKSTDKGEEAVE, from the coding sequence ATGACACAACTGCTCCTGGTCGACGACGACCGGGACCTCTGCTCGCTGATTAGTGATTTCCTCACCAGCAACGGCATCGCCGTCGAGATGGCGCACGACGGTCCGGCCTGCCTGCGCGCGGCCGCCATCGGGCGCTTCGATCTCATCCTGCTCGACGTGATGATGCCGGGCATGGACGGCTTCGCGGTCCTGGGCGAGCTCCGCCGCTTCAGCGATACACCCGTTGTCATGCTCACCGCGCGTGGCGAGCCGGCCGACCGCATCGCCGGCCTGCGCCTGGGTGCTGACGACTATCTACCCAAGCCGTTCGACCCGGATGAGCTGCTGGCTCGCATCCAGGCTATCCTGCGCCGTGTGACCGGTGTAACAGTTCGCGAATCGTCGCCCAACGTCGAGATCGCGGGCGTGCGCCTCAACCCTTCCGCTCGCTCCGTCACGTGCAATGACCAACTGGTCGACCTCACGGCGGCCGAGTACGAGATTCTTGAGCAGTTGATGCGCGCCGCCGGCCGGCCGGTCTCGCGGGATGAGATCTCGCTACGTCTATATCAGCGCGAGGCATCGCCCTTCGACCGCTCCATCGACGTTCATCTCAGCCACATCCGCCGCAAGCTGGGGGCGAGCGGAGCCATGATCCGCACCATCCGCGGTGCCGGCTACCTTTTCGCCCTCGACAAATCCACCGACAAAGGTGAGGAGGCTGTCGAGTGA
- a CDS encoding carbohydrate kinase family protein, translated as MSRIVVLGELNPDLVLSNYSAFPEPGKETVVEDCTLTMGSGAAICAMALAKLGNEVRFVSQVGADFYGDFCLDILRASGIDVTYVERTAATKTGLTVSVSSSRDRALITFMGAIATFDAGLVTPEVFEGFQHLHTSSYFLQPRLRPRVAGVLRLASARGLTTSLDPGFDPAETWEPDLLRTLKEVDVFFPNEVELQRLTREANTEVAVRRICNGRTLTVVKLGANGCLTVAGSGTLRQNPFPIQPVDTTGAGDTFNAGFLEKWLKRAPIEQCLLWGAACGAMSTLKSGGTESQPTGTEVQAFLDQVWRG; from the coding sequence ATGAGTAGGATCGTGGTTCTGGGGGAGTTGAACCCGGACCTCGTCCTGTCCAACTACAGCGCCTTCCCTGAACCTGGCAAGGAGACAGTGGTGGAGGATTGCACTCTCACGATGGGGAGCGGCGCCGCCATCTGCGCGATGGCCTTGGCCAAGCTCGGCAACGAGGTGCGCTTCGTGTCTCAGGTGGGTGCCGACTTCTATGGGGACTTCTGCCTGGACATCCTGCGGGCGTCCGGCATCGATGTCACGTACGTCGAGCGCACCGCGGCGACCAAGACGGGCCTCACCGTCTCCGTTTCATCCAGCCGGGACCGTGCGCTGATCACTTTCATGGGTGCGATCGCGACGTTCGATGCCGGCCTTGTCACACCTGAAGTGTTTGAAGGCTTTCAGCATCTGCACACCTCGTCCTACTTCCTCCAGCCAAGGTTGCGCCCTCGCGTCGCCGGCGTGCTGCGCTTGGCCTCGGCACGGGGGCTCACCACGTCGCTCGACCCGGGCTTCGATCCAGCGGAGACCTGGGAACCCGACCTGCTGCGTACCCTTAAAGAGGTGGATGTCTTCTTCCCGAACGAGGTCGAATTGCAGCGCCTCACCCGGGAAGCAAACACCGAAGTTGCCGTCCGCCGCATCTGTAACGGCCGTACTTTGACCGTGGTCAAGTTGGGCGCGAACGGCTGCCTTACGGTGGCCGGCAGCGGCACATTGCGGCAGAATCCGTTTCCCATTCAGCCTGTTGACACCACTGGTGCCGGCGACACCTTCAATGCCGGATTCCTGGAGAAGTGGCTCAAGCGGGCACCCATCGAGCAATGTCTGCTCTGGGGCGCGGCGTGCGGCGCGATGTCGACGCTCAAATCCGGGGGCACTGAGAGTCAGCCAACAGGGACGGAGGTACAGGCGTTTCTGGACCAGGTATGGCGCGGGTGA
- a CDS encoding TonB-dependent receptor: protein MNRLVRTWILLLGLLVVLATAPARLQAQGTDLGSIRGNVVDASGAAIPEATVTITDLGTNITRVVKTNGVGEFEANGLKSGSYKVLIEAKGFNTLELTGVVVRTGEPARADGRLEVGRTSDAIVVREQVSLIQTDSPTVSGSLTNAQLKELPRDSRDYTSFLYLSPNITQSADSGGFKFLGAQSYGASFSLDGQRSNGGIFGQPTSSQPSLESIGELTVMSNSFSAEYAGIANIRVSTKRGEATYHGSLFADNKNSALAAWTLTDKLGKASFSPTSVQSSYPTPYFNLNEFGGSFGGPVPKLKNTFFFAAYEKRIFHSPVNIYSSNLPHASLLAGDFSRVNDSAKPAVPASISLTAAEIAQNTVGGLGQQFITIPSRLLNPVVAKMIQTYFPATSTSAPINAANGRLAAFYTNIPGTLDRNLGTIRVDHDFNARDRIYGVYNAQSQEQANSAVVSPYTPLGLTQNSQSNQTLSLSEVHLFGDTVVNEVRAGFNRVPNLRHSNQTMRQFLQNIGMSDADINAYGAVITPETLDTYGHPAVTYSSTYASFGNGGRNTYRPLDQNLLTFGDTLNWNKGKHTVRAGADFVRNQALDGFTSGRGNPRGALTYSGAGTSPLARFLMGMPADTVRYVTLFRPPMDVHNWEMGFFVQDDFRIHPRLTLNIGLRYEIVTPFTENNDLLVNFDPGGKNPNGNKGVFVVPSQSTLQYIDPRFATYGTVTADSIGVPRSLVQTDRLNFAPRVGLAWRFANSMVLRGGYGLFYPTSAAQGIRDPLATNSFQTSLVKNSGTTPLSGWPTPMSGGTQTALSGLISGNWVPFNLRQPRIHQYNVTLERDLGWDTGIRVSYLGTLMQRLISGVDYSMIQPSDTPFGTTTGDGVTACSPDDGDCDYSAADKARMPFPGLSDYLTAFQNFGHGRSHAFQVEVNRRFTSGFTFNVSYTALDQKSTAPDSGNSSLGGTPYNQFDASSDYGMDAFTSRHRLVTYGVFETPFGRGRTYGSQIPRALDWIAGGWQLSWQAFAKSGTGFTPYWLCDNCDPVVPGNLASGSIDATGGFSGTAFRPLVTGNPEVRSGDRLWDPGAFGLMPLGADIFSNPKVAIRNLLTGPSTYGVNFGIRKIFRFSDRARAEFGADIQNLLNHPLLSPGNMEISSLGNFSMQVNPATLKPEIASVTPNPDFGRLISSYTQDGVDSRRTVRLRLRVSF, encoded by the coding sequence ATGAACAGACTAGTTCGGACGTGGATACTTCTCCTGGGACTGCTGGTTGTTCTGGCCACGGCGCCAGCCCGTCTCCAGGCCCAGGGAACCGATCTCGGGTCGATTCGCGGCAACGTGGTCGACGCATCCGGAGCGGCGATTCCCGAAGCGACTGTAACCATCACTGACCTCGGTACGAACATCACCCGCGTGGTGAAGACCAACGGTGTTGGGGAATTCGAAGCCAATGGTCTCAAATCAGGAAGCTACAAAGTCCTGATCGAGGCCAAGGGATTCAATACGCTGGAACTCACTGGCGTGGTCGTGCGCACGGGTGAGCCGGCCCGTGCCGACGGCCGCCTGGAAGTGGGGCGCACCTCCGACGCGATTGTGGTGCGTGAGCAGGTGTCCCTGATCCAGACCGATTCTCCAACCGTCAGCGGCTCTCTCACGAATGCTCAGCTCAAGGAACTACCACGCGACAGCCGGGACTACACCTCGTTCCTCTACCTGAGCCCCAATATCACCCAGAGCGCTGACTCCGGCGGGTTCAAGTTCCTCGGCGCGCAGAGCTATGGCGCCAGTTTCTCCCTCGACGGCCAGCGGTCGAATGGCGGCATCTTCGGGCAGCCGACCTCTAGCCAGCCGTCGCTGGAATCCATTGGCGAGCTGACCGTGATGTCAAATTCGTTTAGCGCTGAGTATGCCGGCATCGCGAATATCCGCGTCTCGACCAAGCGCGGTGAGGCCACCTATCACGGGTCCTTGTTCGCCGACAACAAGAACTCCGCGCTGGCTGCCTGGACCCTTACCGACAAGCTCGGCAAGGCCTCATTCTCGCCCACCTCTGTCCAGTCGTCGTATCCGACTCCGTACTTCAACCTCAATGAATTCGGCGGATCGTTCGGGGGACCGGTACCCAAGCTGAAGAATACGTTCTTCTTCGCCGCCTATGAGAAACGCATCTTCCATAGCCCGGTGAATATCTACTCGTCGAATCTGCCGCACGCCTCGCTGCTGGCCGGAGACTTCTCCAGGGTCAACGACTCGGCCAAGCCGGCGGTCCCCGCCAGCATCAGTCTGACGGCGGCCGAGATTGCGCAGAACACGGTGGGCGGGTTGGGTCAGCAGTTCATCACCATCCCCTCGCGGCTGCTGAACCCAGTGGTGGCGAAGATGATCCAGACCTATTTCCCGGCCACCAGTACGTCGGCGCCCATCAATGCGGCAAACGGCCGCCTCGCCGCCTTCTATACCAACATCCCCGGCACGCTCGACCGTAACCTGGGTACCATTCGCGTCGATCACGACTTCAACGCGAGAGACCGCATTTACGGCGTCTACAACGCGCAGTCGCAGGAGCAGGCGAACTCAGCGGTGGTCAGCCCGTACACGCCGCTCGGCCTGACGCAGAACTCGCAGAGCAACCAGACACTGTCGCTATCGGAGGTGCACCTCTTTGGCGACACAGTGGTGAACGAAGTGCGTGCCGGCTTCAACCGGGTGCCCAACCTCCGGCACAGCAACCAGACCATGCGGCAGTTTCTCCAGAACATCGGGATGAGCGATGCGGACATCAATGCGTATGGCGCCGTCATCACGCCCGAGACGCTCGACACCTACGGTCATCCGGCCGTTACGTACAGCTCTACCTATGCCTCGTTTGGTAATGGTGGGCGCAATACCTACCGCCCACTCGACCAGAACCTGCTGACATTCGGCGACACGCTCAACTGGAACAAAGGGAAGCATACGGTGCGAGCCGGCGCCGACTTCGTGCGCAATCAGGCTCTGGACGGCTTCACCAGCGGCCGCGGCAATCCACGCGGCGCCCTCACTTACTCCGGAGCAGGCACCAGCCCGCTGGCGCGATTCCTGATGGGCATGCCGGCCGATACCGTGCGCTATGTCACCCTTTTCCGCCCGCCCATGGACGTCCACAACTGGGAGATGGGCTTCTTCGTCCAGGACGACTTCCGCATCCATCCCCGCCTGACTCTCAATATCGGCCTGCGCTATGAGATCGTCACGCCCTTTACCGAAAATAACGACTTGCTGGTGAACTTCGACCCGGGCGGGAAGAATCCCAATGGCAACAAGGGCGTTTTCGTTGTGCCCTCGCAGTCGACTCTGCAGTACATCGATCCGCGCTTCGCGACATACGGCACTGTCACGGCCGACAGCATCGGTGTGCCGCGGTCGTTGGTACAGACCGACAGACTGAACTTCGCTCCACGCGTAGGCTTGGCTTGGCGCTTCGCCAATAGCATGGTGCTGCGAGGCGGCTACGGCTTGTTCTACCCCACCTCCGCGGCGCAAGGCATTCGGGATCCCCTCGCCACGAACTCCTTCCAGACCAGTCTGGTCAAGAACTCGGGGACCACGCCCCTGTCGGGCTGGCCGACGCCCATGTCCGGCGGCACGCAAACCGCGCTGAGCGGGCTGATCTCCGGCAACTGGGTGCCCTTCAATCTCCGGCAACCGCGTATCCACCAATACAACGTCACCCTCGAACGCGACCTGGGTTGGGATACGGGCATCCGCGTCTCCTATCTGGGTACCCTGATGCAGCGCCTCATCTCCGGTGTGGACTACAGCATGATCCAGCCAAGCGACACGCCTTTCGGTACCACCACTGGCGACGGCGTCACCGCCTGTTCTCCCGACGATGGCGATTGCGATTACTCGGCCGCCGATAAGGCCCGCATGCCGTTCCCCGGCCTGAGTGACTACCTGACCGCCTTCCAGAACTTCGGTCATGGCCGCAGCCACGCCTTCCAGGTGGAGGTGAACCGCCGTTTCACCTCGGGCTTCACGTTCAACGTCAGTTACACGGCTCTCGATCAGAAGTCGACCGCGCCAGACTCTGGAAATTCGAGCCTCGGCGGTACGCCGTACAACCAGTTCGACGCGTCCTCGGACTACGGCATGGACGCCTTTACGTCCCGACACCGCCTGGTCACCTACGGCGTGTTTGAGACGCCCTTCGGCCGCGGCCGGACCTATGGCTCGCAGATTCCCAGGGCGCTCGACTGGATTGCCGGCGGGTGGCAGCTTTCCTGGCAGGCCTTCGCCAAGTCGGGTACGGGCTTCACACCTTACTGGCTCTGCGACAACTGCGACCCGGTGGTGCCGGGCAACCTGGCGTCCGGATCGATCGACGCCACGGGCGGCTTCAGCGGTACGGCCTTTCGGCCCCTGGTGACGGGGAATCCCGAAGTACGCAGCGGCGACCGCCTCTGGGATCCCGGCGCCTTCGGGCTCATGCCCTTGGGCGCGGACATCTTCTCGAATCCGAAGGTTGCCATCCGCAACCTGCTCACCGGGCCGTCCACTTACGGTGTGAACTTCGGCATCAGGAAGATCTTCCGGTTTAGCGATCGCGCCAGGGCCGAATTCGGCGCCGACATTCAGAATCTTCTGAATCATCCGCTGCTCTCGCCCGGCAACATGGAGATCTCCAGCCTCGGCAATTTCTCGATGCAGGTGAACCCAGCCACTCTGAAACCGGAGATTGCCAGCGTCACGCCCAACCCCGATTTCGGGCGGCTGATTTCCAGCTATACGCAGGATGGCGTGGACAGCCGGCGCACTGTTCGCCTCCGCCTGCGAGTGTCGTTCTAG